A single Sulfurihydrogenibium sp. DNA region contains:
- the murA gene encoding UDP-N-acetylglucosamine 1-carboxyvinyltransferase: MLKEDVKLKEVLIIEGGNRLEGVLEVSGAKNAALPNMAATILTSDEVIIENLPDLLDIDTMKKLLQELGTEINHIKDKTYSFKLANPKSYTAPYDLVNKMRASILVLGPMLARFGYAEVALPGGCSIGARPVDLHLKALEKMGAQIKIEHGYIKAYAPKGLKGAHIFFDKITVTGTENILMAASLAEGQTIIENAALEPEVVDLAVMLKKMGADIKGEGTNRIVINGVKELHGAYHKVIQDRIEAGTFLVLAALTDGKIIIKNYPSQYLEYVEEISNKIGIHIVKLSDYEVLIKREEKLRPVNIETKEYPLFPTDLQAQFMTLLCFADGISEITENIFENRFMHVPELNRLGADIEIKGKTAIIRPVKKFTGAEVKATDLRASAAMVIAGLVAEGETKIFSIYHLDRGYEHIDDKLINIGAKIRREIVE, translated from the coding sequence ATGTTGAAGGAAGATGTTAAGTTGAAGGAAGTATTAATTATAGAAGGTGGAAATAGATTAGAGGGTGTATTAGAAGTTTCTGGGGCTAAAAATGCCGCACTTCCTAATATGGCTGCAACCATCCTAACATCTGATGAAGTAATAATAGAAAACCTTCCAGACCTTTTAGATATAGATACAATGAAAAAGCTTTTACAAGAATTAGGAACAGAAATAAATCACATAAAAGATAAAACATACAGTTTTAAACTTGCTAATCCAAAATCTTACACCGCCCCATACGATTTAGTAAATAAGATGAGAGCATCTATCCTTGTACTGGGTCCAATGCTTGCAAGGTTTGGCTATGCAGAAGTTGCTCTGCCCGGTGGATGTTCTATCGGAGCAAGACCGGTTGATTTACATCTAAAAGCCTTAGAAAAAATGGGAGCCCAGATAAAAATAGAGCATGGATATATAAAAGCCTATGCACCAAAAGGCTTAAAGGGAGCTCATATCTTCTTTGACAAAATCACGGTTACAGGAACAGAAAATATTTTAATGGCTGCATCTTTAGCAGAAGGTCAGACAATTATAGAAAACGCAGCATTAGAGCCGGAGGTTGTAGACCTTGCCGTTATGCTTAAAAAAATGGGAGCAGATATTAAAGGAGAAGGAACCAATAGAATTGTTATAAACGGCGTAAAAGAACTTCACGGAGCTTATCATAAAGTAATTCAAGATAGAATTGAAGCCGGAACTTTTTTAGTATTAGCTGCACTGACAGATGGAAAAATAATAATCAAAAACTATCCAAGTCAATATTTGGAGTATGTGGAAGAAATTTCAAATAAAATCGGCATACACATTGTAAAGCTTTCAGATTACGAAGTTTTAATTAAAAGAGAAGAAAAATTAAGACCTGTAAATATAGAGACAAAAGAATATCCGCTTTTTCCAACAGACCTTCAAGCTCAGTTTATGACTCTACTTTGTTTTGCTGATGGAATATCCGAGATTACAGAAAATATTTTTGAAAATAGATTTATGCATGTTCCAGAGTTAAACAGACTTGGAGCAGATATTGAAATAAAAGGAAAAACTGCTATTATTAGACCTGTTAAGAAATTTACAGGAGCAGAAGTAAAAGCAACAGATTTACGAGCAAGTGCTGCAATGGTAATCGCTGGCTTGGTAGCAGAAGGAGAAACAAAAATATTTAGCATCTATCATTTAGACAGAGGTTATGAACATATAGATGATAAATTAATCAATATCGGCGCTAAGATAAGAAGGGAAATTGTGGAGTAG
- the rimO gene encoding 30S ribosomal protein S12 methylthiotransferase RimO produces MKNLKINFISLGCPKNLVDTEVLIGKLNQENISFTANPEEADVILINTCGFIEPAKEESIETILEAVKLKQNSNKKIIVTGCLVERYKQELEKEIPEVDYFIDLKNQSQIPVLFDIKPKENTKRIISTPKHTAYLKISEGCDHTCSFCAIPNIRGKHRSKPIKALVEEAKYLADLGVKELNIVSQDTSYYGYDLYGKPMLFELLKQLEKIDGIKWIRLYYLYPSTVDEDFFKFIKDSEKILHYIEMPIQHSEDKILKDMMRGYRKKKLYQILHWKEKYTPDMTIRSSVIVGYPTETEEDFESLKNFIQEAQFDWLGVFVYSHEEGTPAYQKHKDKIPKKEKIRRFNEITALQENITEQKNKSLIGKELDIIIDGFSEEWETLPIGRSYRSAFEIDGVVYVETTEPVNVGDIIKVRIKDTIDKYDVVGEAE; encoded by the coding sequence GTGAAAAACTTAAAGATAAATTTTATAAGCTTAGGCTGTCCTAAGAATCTTGTAGATACAGAAGTTTTAATTGGAAAGTTAAATCAAGAAAATATAAGCTTTACAGCCAATCCGGAAGAGGCGGATGTTATATTAATAAATACATGTGGATTTATTGAGCCTGCAAAAGAAGAATCTATTGAAACAATCTTAGAAGCTGTCAAGCTGAAACAAAATTCAAACAAAAAAATAATCGTTACAGGCTGTTTGGTAGAGCGTTATAAACAAGAACTTGAAAAAGAAATTCCGGAAGTAGACTACTTCATTGACCTAAAAAATCAATCTCAAATTCCAGTATTATTTGACATAAAACCCAAAGAAAACACAAAAAGAATAATATCAACTCCAAAACACACAGCCTACCTAAAAATCTCTGAAGGATGCGACCATACATGTAGTTTTTGTGCCATTCCAAACATAAGAGGAAAACATAGAAGTAAGCCAATAAAAGCTCTGGTAGAAGAAGCAAAATACCTTGCAGATTTAGGCGTTAAAGAGTTAAACATCGTATCTCAAGATACAAGCTACTACGGATATGATTTATACGGAAAACCGATGTTGTTTGAACTTTTAAAGCAGCTTGAAAAAATAGATGGCATAAAATGGATAAGACTTTACTATCTTTATCCATCAACAGTAGATGAGGATTTCTTTAAATTCATAAAAGACAGTGAAAAAATTCTTCATTATATAGAAATGCCAATTCAACACTCAGAAGATAAAATCTTAAAAGATATGATGAGAGGATACAGAAAGAAAAAACTTTATCAAATCCTACATTGGAAAGAAAAATACACGCCAGATATGACAATCAGAAGCTCTGTTATTGTAGGCTATCCAACAGAGACAGAAGAGGATTTTGAAAGCTTGAAAAATTTTATACAAGAAGCTCAGTTTGATTGGCTTGGTGTTTTTGTATATTCCCATGAAGAAGGAACGCCTGCTTACCAAAAACATAAAGACAAAATCCCAAAAAAAGAAAAAATCAGAAGATTTAATGAAATTACAGCATTGCAAGAAAACATCACAGAACAGAAAAATAAAAGCTTAATAGGCAAAGAATTAGATATAATAATTGATGGATTTTCGGAAGAATGGGAAACCCTGCCAATTGGAAGAAGCTATAGAAGTGCTTTTGAGATAGACGGCGTTGTATACGTAGAAACAACAGAACCTGTTAATGTTGGAGATATTATAAAAGTAAGAATAAAAGATACTATCGATAAATACGATGTTGTTGGAGAAGCTGAGTGA
- a CDS encoding c-type cytochrome: MFDYPIFEMPVLGHRLIFAIDAILHVLISHGAAVGGSIVLALTQWYAIKTNDQKLYDLTYKILFVLFIAATAIGALTGIGIWIHANIIDPPAIGSLLRVFFWKWFTEWIVFNVELIFLLAWFLTWKTYGWEKRTQNLKFGIVYAVASWLTMVIITAILGFMLTPGNWLKSDFPAQPDYIASLFNPSWIPSLMFRTFFAIGFAAAISMYWTWWFTRNDLTLREKAERWFGRIVLATIPITIIFGLWYYAQIPQEAKSLMFVAGLTTKYIGHKEMLIIALLGAFALILVAIFAFYLKPKAVPFALASLMMVSYVFLVAEFERIREFVRKPYIIYGYMYAHGIRKFDVAHLNSVGVLKYASFVPQQYRTITEENKVKVGEYLFKLECRVCHSVNGVNAITKKVKGLDENAIYHRIGALNSPATPFMPPFVGTDEERKALAAYLATLVEQKQTQTAVNK; encoded by the coding sequence ATGTTTGACTATCCGATTTTTGAGATGCCCGTTTTAGGGCATAGGCTCATCTTTGCGATTGATGCCATCCTCCACGTTCTTATCTCTCACGGTGCTGCGGTTGGTGGAAGTATCGTTCTTGCTCTTACCCAGTGGTATGCCATAAAAACTAACGACCAGAAGCTCTATGACCTAACCTACAAAATCTTGTTTGTTCTGTTTATTGCTGCAACCGCCATCGGTGCTTTGACAGGAATAGGTATATGGATACACGCAAACATCATAGACCCACCGGCTATTGGCTCACTGCTTAGAGTTTTCTTCTGGAAATGGTTTACAGAATGGATAGTGTTTAACGTTGAGTTAATTTTCTTACTTGCATGGTTTTTAACATGGAAAACGTACGGATGGGAAAAAAGAACTCAAAACTTGAAGTTTGGAATTGTTTACGCAGTTGCAAGCTGGCTTACGATGGTTATCATCACTGCGATACTTGGATTTATGCTAACACCAGGAAACTGGCTTAAATCAGACTTTCCAGCTCAGCCAGACTATATAGCATCACTCTTTAACCCAAGCTGGATACCATCTTTAATGTTTAGAACATTTTTTGCTATTGGCTTTGCTGCTGCAATATCAATGTACTGGACTTGGTGGTTTACAAGAAATGATTTAACATTAAGAGAAAAAGCTGAAAGATGGTTTGGAAGAATTGTGCTTGCAACCATTCCAATTACAATTATCTTTGGATTGTGGTATTATGCACAAATTCCTCAAGAAGCAAAAAGCTTAATGTTTGTTGCAGGATTGACAACCAAATACATCGGTCATAAAGAAATGCTAATTATCGCACTTCTTGGAGCGTTTGCTTTAATCCTTGTTGCAATTTTTGCTTTCTACCTAAAACCAAAAGCTGTTCCGTTTGCCTTAGCATCTTTAATGATGGTTTCTTATGTGTTCTTAGTGGCTGAGTTTGAAAGAATTAGAGAATTTGTAAGAAAACCTTATATAATTTATGGATACATGTACGCCCATGGAATTAGAAAATTTGACGTTGCACATTTAAATAGCGTTGGTGTTTTAAAGTATGCATCTTTTGTTCCCCAACAGTACAGAACTATTACAGAAGAAAACAAAGTTAAAGTAGGTGAGTATTTGTTTAAGCTTGAATGTAGAGTTTGCCACTCTGTAAATGGAGTAAATGCAATAACCAAGAAAGTTAAAGGCTTAGATGAGAATGCTATCTATCACAGAATAGGAGCTTTAAACTCTCCAGCAACTCCTTTTATGCCACCATTTGTAGGAACGGATGAAGAAAGAAAAGCATTAGCAGCATACCTTGCTACATTAGTAGAACAAAAGCAAACCCAAACAGCAGTAAATAAATAA
- a CDS encoding DUF1722 domain-containing protein, giving the protein MNYYKPRIVLSRCLNIEPVRYNGGIVNDEFSKKLLDYVEYITVCPEVDIGMSVPRPSVLLYKKDNQIRMIEPNSMKDYTEEIINYSENFLKSVGEVDGFLLKAKSPSCGVKDAKLYQENLKGLINGKSSGLFAQKAMDHYSYLPVEDEGRLNDYWIRRDFLTKIFSYARLRYLKDNYKDINDLLKFHQEHKYLLMLYDPNALKKMGNILANWKKYGLDETMNQYVNLFYSALSKRSNLNKHLNVIQHIYGHFSDKISQSEKKHLLRMIDKFTNNRLHLEGLLEYIKSFIYRFNDNYLQSQVYLNPFPEELM; this is encoded by the coding sequence ATGAACTACTACAAGCCAAGAATCGTTTTAAGTAGATGTTTAAACATAGAGCCGGTTAGATACAACGGCGGTATTGTAAACGATGAGTTTAGCAAAAAACTTCTTGATTATGTTGAATACATAACAGTTTGTCCAGAGGTAGACATAGGAATGTCTGTTCCAAGACCTTCTGTCTTGCTTTACAAAAAAGACAATCAGATAAGAATGATAGAGCCAAACAGCATGAAAGATTACACAGAAGAGATTATAAACTACTCAGAAAATTTTTTAAAATCTGTTGGAGAAGTTGACGGATTTTTACTAAAAGCAAAATCTCCAAGCTGTGGAGTAAAAGATGCTAAACTTTATCAAGAAAACTTAAAAGGTTTGATAAACGGAAAAAGCAGCGGTTTATTTGCACAAAAGGCTATGGATCATTACTCCTACTTACCGGTGGAAGATGAGGGAAGGTTGAACGACTACTGGATAAGAAGAGACTTTTTAACAAAGATTTTTTCTTATGCAAGATTAAGATATCTGAAGGATAATTATAAAGATATCAACGATTTGCTAAAATTTCACCAAGAACATAAATATTTGCTTATGCTTTATGACCCAAACGCTTTAAAAAAGATGGGAAATATACTTGCAAACTGGAAAAAGTATGGATTAGATGAGACAATGAATCAGTATGTTAATTTATTCTATAGTGCTTTATCTAAAAGGTCAAATTTAAACAAACATTTAAACGTCATCCAGCACATATACGGACATTTCTCAGATAAAATTTCCCAGTCAGAAAAAAAGCATCTACTTAGAATGATAGATAAATTCACAAATAACAGACTTCATCTTGAAGGTCTCCTTGAATACATTAAAAGCTTCATATACAGGTTTAACGACAACTATCTACAATCACAAGTCTATTTGAACCCTTTTCCAGAGGAGTTGATGTAG
- a CDS encoding trimeric intracellular cation channel family protein, which produces MEFAKEIFFIMNIIGLVAFAVTGSLKAIKEGLDLLGITVLGVMTALGGGITRDLLINTIPNALKSITDMSVALFGVWVAVVMYKVVKGDISNKYYILIPDAIGLSAFTTTGAIIAYNADVSFFGIIILATLTGVGGGVISDLLLGKVPSVLRDDFYASCSIIGSIGFYISMVLTSDLTVASIVCSLLVLMFRIVAILYDWKLPKFQ; this is translated from the coding sequence ATGGAGTTTGCAAAAGAAATTTTCTTCATAATGAACATTATAGGGCTTGTAGCTTTTGCTGTAACCGGTTCTTTAAAGGCAATAAAAGAAGGTTTAGACCTGCTTGGAATTACTGTTTTAGGTGTTATGACTGCACTTGGTGGTGGAATTACGAGAGATTTACTTATAAATACAATTCCAAATGCTTTAAAATCCATCACAGATATGAGCGTTGCACTCTTTGGTGTTTGGGTTGCTGTGGTGATGTATAAAGTTGTTAAAGGTGATATTTCAAACAAATACTACATTTTAATTCCTGATGCAATTGGTCTGTCAGCTTTTACTACAACGGGAGCAATCATTGCATACAATGCTGATGTGTCTTTTTTCGGAATTATCATTCTTGCGACACTTACAGGTGTAGGTGGTGGTGTAATTAGTGATTTACTTCTTGGAAAAGTTCCATCTGTACTGAGAGATGATTTTTACGCAAGTTGTAGCATAATAGGATCAATTGGATTTTACATATCTATGGTTTTAACATCAGATTTAACAGTAGCATCTATTGTTTGTAGTTTACTTGTTCTGATGTTTAGAATCGTAGCAATTCTCTATGATTGGAAGCTTCCAAAATTTCAATGA
- a CDS encoding EVE domain-containing protein: MARYYLAKTEPEEYSYDMLEKEGKTVWNGVKNPLAQKFIKQMKKGDLVFIYHTGKEKAIVGIGKVVSEPYQDENGLYVVDIQPYKRLNKKLTLSEIKKMKEFQDFYLVKMPRLSVMEVPDDLANLILKLTE, from the coding sequence ATGGCAAGGTATTATTTAGCCAAGACAGAACCTGAAGAGTATTCATATGATATGCTGGAAAAAGAAGGTAAAACTGTTTGGAATGGAGTGAAAAATCCGTTAGCTCAAAAGTTTATAAAACAGATGAAAAAAGGTGATTTGGTTTTTATCTATCATACAGGAAAAGAAAAAGCTATCGTTGGAATTGGTAAAGTAGTGTCTGAGCCTTATCAAGATGAGAATGGTTTGTATGTTGTAGATATTCAGCCATACAAGAGATTGAATAAGAAATTAACTTTGTCAGAGATTAAAAAAATGAAAGAGTTTCAAGATTTTTATCTTGTTAAAATGCCCCGTTTATCTGTAATGGAAGTTCCGGACGATTTGGCTAATTTGATTTTAAAGTTAACAGAGTGA
- the ruvB gene encoding Holliday junction branch migration DNA helicase RuvB: protein MISEKHSIRPLKLDDFIGQEEVKKQLKVFIEACKIQGKTLDHTILSGPPGLGKTTLATIIANELGTNIKITSAPVLEKKGDLIGLLTSLKEGDILFIDEIHRLTPTLEEILYSAMEDFKVDVIVGGGSNRKARSAKAIRLDINKFTLIGATTRIGMLSTPLISRFGIILNLDFYDEKSLKEIILRSAKILNIDITEEGALEIAKHSKGTPRIANKLLKRVYDYAVIHKKDVIDRDTAFDALRFLSIGKDGIDGLSLKYLKSLVYQFNGGPVGLNTISFAISEDKRTIEEVIEPYLLKLGFIKRTAKGRVALPTAVEYLENYENS, encoded by the coding sequence ATGATATCAGAAAAACATTCAATCAGACCACTCAAGCTTGATGATTTTATAGGACAGGAAGAAGTTAAGAAACAGCTTAAAGTTTTTATAGAAGCATGTAAAATTCAAGGAAAAACTCTTGACCATACTATACTTTCAGGACCACCAGGGCTTGGTAAAACAACCCTTGCGACAATTATAGCCAATGAACTTGGGACAAATATAAAAATAACATCTGCACCTGTTTTAGAGAAAAAAGGAGACCTTATAGGACTGCTTACTTCCTTAAAAGAAGGAGATATTTTATTTATTGATGAAATTCACAGACTAACTCCAACATTGGAAGAAATTTTATACTCTGCAATGGAAGATTTTAAAGTGGATGTTATAGTTGGTGGTGGGTCTAACAGGAAGGCAAGGTCTGCCAAAGCCATAAGATTAGACATTAATAAATTTACACTGATTGGAGCTACTACAAGAATAGGCATGTTATCAACGCCTTTAATCTCTCGTTTCGGAATAATTTTAAACCTTGATTTTTATGATGAGAAATCTTTAAAAGAGATCATTTTAAGGTCTGCAAAAATTTTAAACATAGACATTACAGAAGAGGGAGCTTTAGAGATTGCCAAACACTCAAAAGGAACTCCAAGGATTGCAAACAAACTTTTAAAAAGAGTTTATGATTATGCAGTCATTCACAAAAAAGATGTTATAGATAGAGATACAGCCTTTGATGCATTGAGATTTTTATCTATCGGTAAAGACGGAATAGATGGACTGTCTTTAAAATATCTAAAATCTTTGGTTTATCAGTTTAACGGTGGTCCTGTTGGCCTAAACACAATATCTTTTGCAATATCAGAAGACAAAAGAACGATAGAAGAAGTAATTGAACCCTATCTTCTTAAGCTTGGATTTATAAAAAGAACGGCAAAAGGAAGAGTTGCATTACCTACGGCAGTTGAGTATTTAGAAAATTATGAAAATTCTTGA
- the sfsA gene encoding DNA/RNA nuclease SfsA codes for MKILDKSEFPSLKKAKFIERLNRFVGLIEIDGSITKCHIADTGRLKEILTKGREILVIKNKAENKTDYKLISVKMEEGYILINTSFHSKIAEKIIEKGYLGFKPEKIKKEVLYQDSRIDFVIDDNFYIEVKGCNLKKGKLCLFPDAPTSRGAKHIKHLIELKNKGYEAGIMIIAFRDCEEFLPNYETDKELSKYFLKALEVGVKFLGYKVRFDEEFNIMLNGSLNLSEEIWSLQKKFSS; via the coding sequence ATGAAAATTCTTGATAAATCAGAGTTTCCATCTTTAAAAAAAGCCAAGTTTATAGAGAGATTAAACAGATTTGTTGGACTGATTGAAATTGATGGAAGTATTACAAAATGTCATATTGCAGACACGGGAAGGCTAAAAGAAATTCTCACAAAAGGAAGAGAGATTTTAGTCATAAAAAATAAAGCAGAAAATAAAACAGATTACAAGTTAATATCTGTGAAGATGGAAGAGGGCTACATTCTAATAAATACTTCTTTCCATTCCAAAATAGCAGAAAAAATTATAGAAAAAGGATATCTTGGCTTTAAACCTGAAAAGATAAAAAAAGAGGTTTTGTATCAAGACAGTAGAATAGATTTTGTCATTGATGACAATTTTTATATAGAAGTCAAAGGCTGTAATCTTAAAAAAGGAAAACTCTGTCTATTTCCTGATGCACCAACATCAAGAGGAGCAAAACATATAAAACATCTGATAGAATTAAAAAATAAAGGTTATGAAGCAGGTATTATGATAATTGCATTTAGAGATTGTGAAGAATTTCTGCCAAATTATGAAACAGATAAAGAGTTAAGTAAATACTTCTTAAAAGCGTTAGAAGTTGGAGTAAAATTTTTAGGTTACAAAGTAAGGTTTGATGAGGAATTTAACATTATGTTAAATGGTAGTTTAAACCTGAGTGAGGAGATATGGAGTTTGCAAAAGAAATTTTCTTCATAA
- a CDS encoding LytTR family DNA-binding domain-containing protein, with translation MNVFIVEDEPIARERLIRLLKEIGNINIVGVADSKEKALSEMKDKEIDVLFLDIKLPDGTGLEIAKEVIESMDNPPYIIFATAYGDFALDAFKANAIDYLLKPFTKEDVEKALEKIKNIENKSFNLAKIATITTNTEILIPVKHLSKIVLLKPDDIYYIKAELSETVIRTKDKEYISNRKLYEFEDILKYKGFFRVHKSYLVNLTKIKEMKSVEQSKFLITFQDIPDTLKTSRDGAKYLRDYLNI, from the coding sequence ATGAATGTTTTTATCGTAGAAGATGAACCAATCGCAAGAGAAAGATTGATTAGACTTTTAAAAGAGATTGGAAACATCAATATTGTTGGAGTTGCTGACAGTAAGGAAAAAGCTCTATCGGAGATGAAAGATAAAGAGATTGATGTGTTATTTTTAGATATTAAGCTTCCAGACGGCACAGGCTTAGAGATTGCAAAAGAAGTCATTGAGAGTATGGATAATCCGCCTTACATAATCTTTGCAACGGCATATGGAGACTTTGCACTTGATGCCTTTAAGGCAAATGCAATAGATTATCTATTAAAGCCATTTACAAAAGAAGACGTAGAAAAAGCATTAGAGAAAATAAAAAATATAGAAAACAAAAGCTTTAACCTTGCAAAGATAGCAACCATTACTACTAACACAGAAATACTCATACCAGTAAAGCATCTTAGCAAGATAGTTCTATTAAAGCCGGATGATATTTATTACATAAAGGCCGAACTTTCTGAGACAGTCATAAGAACAAAGGATAAAGAGTACATTTCTAACAGAAAGCTGTATGAGTTTGAAGATATCTTAAAATACAAAGGTTTTTTTAGAGTTCATAAAAGCTACTTAGTAAATCTTACAAAAATTAAAGAGATGAAGTCAGTAGAACAAAGTAAATTTTTAATCACATTCCAAGATATACCAGACACTTTAAAAACAAGCAGAGATGGTGCAAAATATTTAAGGGATTATCTGAACATTTAA
- a CDS encoding c-type cytochrome has translation MNNPNNPIFPYLPHDIPLPLPTGGMDAIIVPVFHILLVVSFLVHIIFINVLLGSSVLSVINNWIGHLKNDKNYDKVAYLLTTPVTISENMGALWGVAPLLIVSVMYTAFFYSASVMNSPQWLHIIWGNVVAFLISYLYKFSWHKLENHKALHITIGAIAAILFLSLPPVFMSTVQLYITPSTWTPNTHFWDVVSRPDVLFRLAHFYLGAFAVNGMFMLLYGVYKKSKGQDLEAANILIRQGKAWFLVPTVLNLFVGTLTFFQFPNYGIENFYSKGFEVFIIIAVISILGAIAILLKEFFNDNISPKHAYLAAGLLLVTLISMGITRHGMRISLLEPAIAQMQKQTQEYLAAVEKDYKEAKTKPVGISVAEAANLSEGEKLIAKNGCTACHAVDTKIVGPAFKDVAKKGYTPDRIVKLIYQPEPSNWPGYTPMPPMTNVPKDEAEKIAKWITELK, from the coding sequence ATGAATAATCCAAATAACCCAATTTTCCCTTACCTTCCCCATGATATACCTTTACCCCTTCCAACAGGTGGAATGGATGCTATAATAGTTCCTGTTTTTCATATTCTTCTGGTTGTTTCATTCTTAGTTCACATAATTTTCATCAACGTTTTACTTGGCTCTTCTGTTTTATCTGTGATTAACAACTGGATAGGTCATTTAAAAAATGACAAAAATTATGACAAAGTAGCATACTTACTAACTACACCTGTAACCATTAGCGAAAATATGGGGGCGTTATGGGGAGTTGCTCCTCTTTTGATTGTAAGCGTTATGTACACAGCTTTCTTTTATTCGGCTTCTGTTATGAACTCACCTCAATGGCTCCATATAATTTGGGGAAACGTAGTAGCCTTTTTAATTTCATATCTGTATAAATTTAGTTGGCATAAACTTGAAAACCATAAAGCACTGCATATCACCATAGGTGCTATAGCTGCTATACTGTTTTTATCACTGCCTCCTGTGTTTATGTCTACAGTACAACTTTACATAACACCATCAACCTGGACGCCAAACACTCACTTTTGGGATGTTGTTTCAAGACCTGATGTACTGTTTAGATTGGCTCACTTTTACCTTGGAGCGTTTGCAGTAAACGGCATGTTTATGCTCTTGTACGGAGTTTATAAAAAAAGTAAAGGTCAAGATTTAGAGGCGGCAAACATCCTCATCAGACAAGGAAAAGCATGGTTTTTAGTTCCAACTGTTTTAAACCTTTTTGTTGGAACGTTGACATTCTTCCAATTTCCTAACTACGGTATTGAAAACTTCTATTCAAAAGGATTTGAAGTATTTATAATTATAGCCGTGATATCTATTCTTGGTGCGATTGCTATCTTGCTTAAAGAGTTTTTCAACGATAATATCTCTCCAAAGCATGCTTATTTGGCTGCTGGATTGTTGTTAGTAACGCTTATATCAATGGGAATAACAAGACACGGAATGAGAATATCACTACTTGAACCGGCAATAGCACAAATGCAAAAACAAACTCAGGAGTACTTAGCAGCAGTAGAGAAAGATTACAAAGAAGCAAAAACTAAGCCGGTTGGAATTTCTGTTGCAGAGGCGGCTAACCTATCAGAAGGAGAAAAATTGATTGCAAAAAATGGCTGTACAGCATGCCATGCAGTTGATACCAAAATAGTTGGACCTGCTTTTAAAGATGTTGCTAAAAAAGGATATACTCCGGACAGAATAGTAAAACTAATCTATCAACCTGAACCTTCAAACTGGCCTGGTTATACTCCAATGCCACCTATGACAAACGTACCAAAAGATGAGGCAGAAAAGATCGCAAAATGGATAACAGAGCTTAAATGA
- the prmC gene encoding peptide chain release factor N(5)-glutamine methyltransferase — translation MKLKDLFSKITEIFKESKIENPANEALILISKILNLPKHYIISYPDLEISEEDAKKLIVLSEKRASGYPMAYLTKSKEFFGLDFYIEEGVLIPRPETEILVEKVIEKLQNVKRELIGLEVGVGSGCISVSLLKNIKNLKIIGIDILEKALEITEKNAKIHKVLDRLKLFKFDIVNEKMNSLNLPKLDFVVSNPPYIKEEDYQKLQEEVKKEPKEALISGKEGTEFYEKIVNSLKDFLKEDGFFAFEVGIGQAEKVKQILEDKGYKNVEIHKDLAGIDRVVIGERFKKIGD, via the coding sequence ATGAAGTTAAAAGATCTATTTAGTAAAATAACAGAAATCTTTAAAGAATCAAAAATAGAAAATCCGGCGAATGAAGCTTTAATACTGATTTCTAAAATTCTCAATCTTCCAAAACATTACATTATTTCATATCCGGATTTAGAGATATCGGAAGAAGATGCAAAAAAATTAATAGTTTTATCTGAAAAAAGAGCTTCAGGCTATCCTATGGCATACCTTACAAAAAGCAAAGAATTCTTTGGACTTGATTTTTACATAGAAGAAGGCGTCTTAATCCCAAGACCGGAGACGGAGATTTTGGTAGAGAAAGTTATTGAAAAGTTGCAAAATGTTAAGAGGGAGTTAATCGGCTTAGAAGTTGGCGTAGGTAGTGGCTGCATTTCTGTTAGTTTATTAAAAAATATAAAAAACTTGAAAATCATAGGAATTGATATCTTAGAAAAAGCCTTAGAGATTACAGAAAAAAACGCTAAAATTCATAAAGTTTTAGACAGGTTAAAACTTTTTAAGTTTGATATTGTGAATGAAAAAATGAATTCTTTAAACCTTCCAAAGCTTGATTTTGTAGTTTCTAATCCACCATACATAAAAGAAGAAGATTATCAAAAACTTCAAGAAGAAGTAAAAAAAGAGCCAAAAGAAGCTTTAATTTCTGGTAAAGAAGGAACAGAATTTTACGAAAAGATAGTGAATTCTTTAAAAGATTTTCTAAAAGAAGATGGTTTTTTTGCTTTTGAAGTTGGAATAGGTCAAGCTGAAAAGGTAAAGCAAATTTTAGAAGATAAAGGATATAAAAATGTAGAAATCCATAAAGATTTGGCTGGAATTGATAGAGTTGTTATTGGCGAGAGATTTAAAAAAATAGGAGATTGA